Proteins encoded by one window of Vigna radiata var. radiata cultivar VC1973A chromosome 5, Vradiata_ver6, whole genome shotgun sequence:
- the LOC106762549 gene encoding uncharacterized protein LOC106762549 isoform X1 has translation MATTTFNALPSSLRLELPFLLPSKLNKVGFPSFSLPNPTLRPVICRASESSTVPPKKRSSNNRNSKNNNKKKKNSKSKAITTDSNSVYNIAPLPPLPTSLPKPPAGFVVDERGKVLSASMDRLATLVDPANNLSLECVVRREFTSSQGDDCLLLCPADMPVQIVRHTPDGWSDVSDEELESILPAATYALAKIHLYLVNSGYCYTARGGFCYSEEDIFDFHTDDKGDSLPTEGVEIVNFSVEEAYYMIYTPSDPLLFVAVKDQNGILQIADDELLEDPAITSAIDEETEFNALVEEEAALLDGMLGER, from the exons GAATTGCCCTTTCTTCTTCCATCGAAGCTCAACAAAGTTGGTTTTCCCTCGTTTTCGCTTCCCAACCCTACGCTCCGTCCTGTTATCTGCAGAGCCTCGGAGTCTTCCACCGTTCCACCGAAGAAGCGTTCTTCTAACAACAGAAActcaaaaaacaacaacaaaaagaaaaagaatagtaAGAGCAAAGCTATAACTACTGATTCCAACTCCGTTTACAATATTGCTCCACTGCCTCCACTTCCAACGTCACTTCCCAAACCGCCGGCGGGATTCGTCGTCGACGAACGAGGCAAAGTTCTCAGCGCTTCCATGGACCGACTTGCCACTCTA GTTGACCCGGCTAATAACCTTTCCTTAGAGTGCGTTGTAAGGAGAGAGTTCACGAGTTCTCAAGGAGACGACTGTTTGTTGCTCTGCCCTGCTGACAT GCCTGTCCAGATAGTGAGGCATACACCGGATGGATGGTCGGAT GTCAGTGATGAGGAGCTTGAATCTATTCTGCCCGCTGCTACTTATGCACTTGCCAAGATACATTTGTATCTTGTTAATAGTGG ATACTGTTATACTGCCCGTGGTGGATTTTGTTATTCGGAAGAGGACATATTTGACTTTCATACAG ATGATAAAGGAGACAGCTTGCCAACTGAAGGTGTAGAAATTGTAAACTTCAGTGTG GAAGAAGCATATTACATGATATATACACCATCTGATCCACTTCTTTTTGTTGCGGTGAAG GATCAGAATGGAATTTTGCAAATTGCTGACGAT GAACTGCTTGAGGATCCTGCTATCACCAGCGCTATAGATGAAGAGACTGAATTTAATGCCTTGGTG GAGGAAGAAGCTGCGCTCCTCGATGGAATGTTGGGCGAAAGATAA
- the LOC106760312 gene encoding uncharacterized protein LOC106760312, with translation MSGIHPEVITHRLSIFREARPVTQKKRRLGTEKRAVVQKEVDKLISAGFIHEITYTTWLANVVMVKKSNGQWRMCVDFTDLNKACPKDNYPLHSIDRLVYGASGRMVLSFLDAYSGYNQIPMYAPNQSHTTFITEQANYCYEVMSFGLKNAGATYQRLMDKIFHNQIGQCMEVYVDDMVVHSCSHQQHLRDLTEVFQQLKRYDLRLNPSKCTFGVSAGKFLGFMLTSRGIEANPDKCRAILEMKTLTKLKEVQCLVGRLTALSRFIPRLSEHIKPILNNMKKNVPRHWDDHCETAFSAGTEERYSQVEKVALALLTAARRLRPYFQSHQVVVRTDHPVARILKKPDLAGRMVSWSIELSEFGLRFEPQGSIKGQHLADFAADLPSATEPSVWNLNVDGSSDRRGAGAGIVLEGPNGNLVEQAIFFTFQLSNNQAKYEALISGLLLAAELNVQHLECRMDSHLVVGHINGTFQVKDNQLLRYYHKVSDLIKTFDIFRIIHVPREQNSRADLLSKLTHSRGNSQLTSVIKTKLDRPLLETCATSVTPPTTDWRHEIIQLIIQQEQGARMSAADSKQIARFTFVGDDLYRRGYTTPLLKCLSGEEAKYVMQELHHGICGSHSRKRTLRAKILRAGFYWPTIERD, from the exons ATGTCGGGCATCCACCCCGAGGTTATCACTCACAGGTTGTCCATATTTCGGGAAGCACGACCTGTTACTCAGAAGAAGAGAAGGCTCGGTACAGAAAAAAGAGCCGTAGTACAGAAGGAAGTTGATAAATTGATCTCGGCCGGATTCATCCATGAAATAACCTATACCACATGGTTGGCAAATGTGGTTATGGTTAAAAAGTCGAACGGTCAGTGGAGAATGTGTGTAGATTTCACTGACCTAAACAAGGCTTGCCCCAAAGACAACTATCCCCTTCACAGCATTGATCGTCTGGTATACGGTGCCTCCGGTCGTATGGTCCTCAGTTTCCTAGACGCATACTCGGGgtataaccaaattccaatgTACGCTCCAAATCAAAGTCATACGACTTTCATCACCGAGCAAGCCAATTATTGCTACGAGGTAATGTCGTTCGGCCTAAAGAACGCAGGTGCCACCTATCAACGACTCATGGACAAAATCTTCCACAATCAAATCGGACAGTGCATGGAggtttatgtggatgacatggtcGTACACAGTTGTTCCCATCAGCAACATTTACGAGATCTAACAGAGGTTTTCCAGCAACTCAAAAGGTACGATTTACGCCTAAACCCGTCCAAATGTACTTTCGGCGTATCAGCAGGTAAATTTCTCGGGTTCATGCTAACAAGTCGCGGAATCGAAGCCAACCCAGACAAATGTCGGGCGATTCTGGAAATGAAAACGCTGACCAAATTGAAGGAGGTCCAGTGCCTAGTCGGACGCCTCACCGCTTTATCACGGTTCATACCGAGGCTTTCCGAACACATCAAGCCAATACTCAATAATATGAAGAAGAATGTTCCTCGGCACTGGGACGATCACTGTGAGACGGCCTTCTCCGcc GGAACCGAGGAGCGATATTCACAGGTGGAAAAAGTAGCGTTGGCCCTGCTTACTGCGGCCAGGCGGCTGCGCCCGTATTTTCAAAGCCATCAAGTGGTCGTCCGAACCGATCACCCTGTCGCCAGAATCCTCAAGAAACCGGACTTAGCTGGAAGGATGGTTTCCTGGTCCATTGAGCTATCCGAGTTCGGCCTACGCTTCGAGCCACAAGGCTCCATCAAAGGGCAGCATTTGGCGGATTTCGCAGCTGACTTACCCTCGGCAACAGAACCGTCCGTGTGGAATTTGAACGTTGACGGATCTTCAGACAGACGAGGAGCAGGAGCTGGAATAGTATTGGAGGGGCCGAATGGTAATCTTGTCGAGCAGGCcatcttttttacttttcaactCAGCAACAATCAGGCAAAGTATGAAGCTCTCATCAGCGGATTACTCCTAGCGGCAGAACTGAACGTCCAACATCTAGAATGCCGAATGGATTCTCATTTGGTCGTGGGGCACATTAATGGCACCTTCCAGGTCAAAGACAACCAGCTGTTGCGGTACTACCATAAGGTCAGTGACCTTATCAAAACGTTTGACATTTTCAGAATTATTCATGTCCCCAGAGAGCAAAACTCCCGAGCAGATTTGCTCTCCAAGCTAACACATAGCCGAGGGAATTCCCAACTTACCTCGGTCATTAAAACCAAGTTAGACCGACCTCTTTTAGAAACGTGCGCCACCAGTGTCACTCCTCCCACAACCGACTGGCGGCATGAAATAATTCAGTTGATAATCCAGCAAGAGCAAGGCGCTCGGATGAGTGCGGCTGATTCTAAGCAAATTGCTCGCTTTACATTCGTTGGGGATGATCTTTATCGCCGCGGATACACCACGCCTCTGTTGAAATGCCTGTCCGGTGAAGAGGCCAAATACGTCATGCAGGAACTACATCATGGAATTTGCGGCTCTCATTCAAGGAAGAGAACACTTAGGGCCAAGATATTACGAGCAGGTTTTTACTGGCCTACAATTGAACGAGATTGA
- the LOC106762549 gene encoding uncharacterized protein LOC106762549 isoform X2 — MATTTFNALPSSLRLELPFLLPSKLNKVGFPSFSLPNPTLRPVICRASESSTVPPKKRSSNNRNSKNNNKKKKNSKSKAITTDSNSVYNIAPLPPLPTSLPKPPAGFVVDERGKVLSASMDRLATLVDPANNLSLECVVRREFTSSQGDDCLLLCPADMPVQIVRHTPDGWSDMIKETACQLKEEAYYMIYTPSDPLLFVAVKDQNGILQIADDELLEDPAITSAIDEETEFNALVEEEAALLDGMLGER, encoded by the exons GAATTGCCCTTTCTTCTTCCATCGAAGCTCAACAAAGTTGGTTTTCCCTCGTTTTCGCTTCCCAACCCTACGCTCCGTCCTGTTATCTGCAGAGCCTCGGAGTCTTCCACCGTTCCACCGAAGAAGCGTTCTTCTAACAACAGAAActcaaaaaacaacaacaaaaagaaaaagaatagtaAGAGCAAAGCTATAACTACTGATTCCAACTCCGTTTACAATATTGCTCCACTGCCTCCACTTCCAACGTCACTTCCCAAACCGCCGGCGGGATTCGTCGTCGACGAACGAGGCAAAGTTCTCAGCGCTTCCATGGACCGACTTGCCACTCTA GTTGACCCGGCTAATAACCTTTCCTTAGAGTGCGTTGTAAGGAGAGAGTTCACGAGTTCTCAAGGAGACGACTGTTTGTTGCTCTGCCCTGCTGACAT GCCTGTCCAGATAGTGAGGCATACACCGGATGGATGGTCGGAT ATGATAAAGGAGACAGCTTGCCAACTGAAG GAAGAAGCATATTACATGATATATACACCATCTGATCCACTTCTTTTTGTTGCGGTGAAG GATCAGAATGGAATTTTGCAAATTGCTGACGAT GAACTGCTTGAGGATCCTGCTATCACCAGCGCTATAGATGAAGAGACTGAATTTAATGCCTTGGTG GAGGAAGAAGCTGCGCTCCTCGATGGAATGTTGGGCGAAAGATAA